A part of Limibacillus halophilus genomic DNA contains:
- a CDS encoding NADP-dependent malic enzyme, with protein sequence MSEEKSKTLYEDAIRFHAQGRPGKLEITASKPLTTQRELSLAYSPGVAAPCLKIQEDPGSAYDLTAKGNLVAVVSNGTAVLGLGDLGALASKPVMEGKAVLFKRFADIDAIDLCVDTRDVDELINCVRFLGPSFGGINLEDIKAPECFIIEERLKELLDIPVFHDDQHGTAIIAAAGLINALHLTDRDIKTTKMVINGAGSAGIACAEIVKAMGIPANNVLLCDTRGVIYHGRQEGMNQWKSAHSAESDRRSLAEALEGADVFFGVSAKGAVTQDMIRSMADQPIIFPMANPDPEILPEEILAVREDAIIATGRSDYPNQINNVLGFPYIFRGALDVRARTINMEMKIAAAEALAALAREDVPDEVDAAYSGRRLRYGRDYIIPTPFDPRLIVAIPRAVAQAAIKTGVAGKPPKHMRDYERQLTARLDPTAAALQKIFDQVRDYPQRVCFAEGEEERVIRAAIAFQQAGYGHPVLIGREHRIRETMKSIGVSAEHLEIHNARLSENNERYTDYLYGRHQREGLLYRDCQRMVNQDRNVFGACMLANGEVDALVTGLTRSFGISFQDVQKALDPKPGNIVFGLSIVVQRGRTVFIGDTSVHELPEPQELADIAIQSAHQARLLGHEPRVAFLSFSNFGQPMREKAKRIRDTVALLDAKRVDFEYDGEMQADVALDYQLMRDLYPFCRLSGPANILIMPALHSANISAKLLSRLGGGSVIGPLLIGMSKPVQIVPMGSTVHDLVTAAALVAHDALQADSRLPGV encoded by the coding sequence ATGTCAGAAGAAAAAAGTAAGACGCTTTACGAGGATGCTATCCGGTTTCATGCGCAAGGCCGCCCGGGAAAGCTCGAAATCACGGCGTCTAAGCCCCTGACAACACAGCGGGAACTGTCGCTTGCTTATTCGCCCGGCGTTGCCGCGCCTTGCTTGAAGATCCAGGAAGATCCCGGGAGCGCCTATGATCTCACCGCCAAGGGAAACCTTGTGGCGGTGGTGTCCAACGGTACGGCCGTGTTGGGTTTAGGCGATCTAGGCGCGCTGGCCTCCAAGCCGGTAATGGAGGGAAAGGCGGTTCTTTTCAAGCGCTTTGCCGATATCGACGCCATCGATCTTTGCGTCGATACGCGTGATGTGGACGAGCTGATCAATTGCGTCCGGTTCCTGGGCCCATCCTTTGGCGGCATCAATCTTGAAGACATCAAAGCGCCGGAGTGTTTCATCATTGAAGAGCGCCTGAAGGAGCTGCTTGATATTCCTGTCTTCCATGATGATCAGCATGGGACGGCAATCATTGCCGCGGCCGGGCTCATCAACGCCTTGCACCTGACCGATCGCGATATCAAGACAACCAAGATGGTCATCAACGGCGCCGGGTCGGCGGGAATCGCCTGCGCGGAGATCGTCAAGGCCATGGGCATTCCGGCGAACAACGTCCTGCTTTGCGATACGCGCGGCGTCATTTATCACGGCCGCCAGGAAGGCATGAACCAATGGAAATCTGCTCATTCGGCGGAATCTGATCGGCGGAGCCTGGCCGAGGCGCTGGAGGGCGCGGACGTTTTCTTTGGCGTGTCGGCGAAAGGGGCCGTGACGCAGGATATGATCCGGTCGATGGCGGATCAGCCTATCATTTTCCCGATGGCTAACCCGGATCCCGAAATTCTGCCGGAGGAAATCCTGGCGGTTCGCGAGGATGCGATTATTGCCACGGGCCGATCTGACTATCCGAACCAGATCAACAACGTGCTGGGCTTTCCCTATATTTTCCGGGGGGCGCTGGATGTTCGGGCGCGGACCATCAACATGGAGATGAAGATCGCCGCGGCGGAAGCCTTGGCGGCGCTCGCGCGCGAGGATGTGCCTGACGAGGTAGATGCCGCCTATTCCGGCCGCCGTTTGCGGTACGGGCGCGATTACATTATCCCCACACCCTTCGATCCGCGTCTGATTGTGGCCATCCCGCGCGCAGTTGCACAGGCCGCCATCAAGACGGGCGTCGCCGGCAAGCCGCCCAAGCATATGCGCGACTACGAGCGCCAACTTACCGCGCGTCTCGATCCCACGGCTGCGGCTCTACAGAAGATATTTGACCAGGTCCGCGACTATCCGCAGCGGGTCTGTTTTGCGGAGGGAGAGGAAGAGCGCGTCATTCGCGCCGCCATCGCCTTTCAGCAAGCCGGCTATGGGCATCCGGTGTTGATTGGCCGCGAACATCGCATTCGGGAGACGATGAAGAGCATCGGCGTTTCGGCCGAACACCTGGAGATTCACAACGCCCGTTTGTCTGAAAACAATGAGCGCTATACCGATTACCTCTATGGACGGCATCAGCGCGAAGGGCTGCTCTATCGTGATTGTCAGCGGATGGTGAACCAGGATCGCAACGTGTTTGGCGCTTGCATGCTGGCCAATGGCGAGGTCGATGCGTTGGTCACCGGGCTCACGCGGTCCTTCGGTATCTCCTTTCAGGATGTGCAGAAGGCCTTGGATCCGAAGCCCGGCAACATCGTGTTTGGACTGTCCATTGTTGTGCAGCGTGGGCGCACGGTCTTCATCGGGGACACCTCGGTGCATGAACTGCCGGAACCGCAAGAGCTTGCCGACATCGCAATTCAAAGCGCTCACCAGGCCCGCTTGCTCGGTCATGAACCCCGCGTTGCGTTCTTGTCCTTCTCCAACTTCGGCCAGCCGATGCGCGAGAAAGCCAAGCGCATCCGAGACACGGTGGCCTTACTGGACGCCAAGCGAGTCGACTTTGAGTACGACGGCGAGATGCAGGCGGATGTTGCGCTGGACTATCAGTTAATGCGCGACCTTTATCCTTTCTGTCGTCTGTCCGGCCCGGCCAACATTCTCATTATGCCGGCCCTGCACTCGGCGAACATTTCCGCCAAGCTGTTGTCGCGTCTGGGCGGCGGTTCGGTAATCGGGCCGTTGCTGATTGGCATGAGCAAGCCAGTTCAGATCGTGCCGATGGGTTCAACCGTCCATGATCTGGTCACGGCTGCAGCGCTCGTGGCGCACGATGCGTTGCAGGCTGATAGCCGGTTGCCCGGGGTTTGA
- the mutS gene encoding DNA mismatch repair protein MutS, translated as MMAQYLSIKESHQDCLLFYRMGDFYELFFDDAVAAAEALDITLTKRGQHLGEEIPMCGVPVHSHESYLSRLIRQGFRVAVCEQMEDPAEAKKRGSKSVVARDVVRIITPGTITEDALLEARANHYLAALTQVGGELAFAWLDISTGAFEVEALAAGDLGSSLARVAPREVLLPDRLLEQPELSEKLADWRDILVPLPSPRFDSANAEARLKKLYDVGSLDAFGSFRRAEVAACGALVDYLTLTQKGRLPRLMPPRPFLKGSRMVIDTATRRNLELTETLGGGRKGSLLATIDRTVTGAGARLLAGRLAAPLAESAAIESRLDAVDFLTTEESLRADLREALKACPDLERALSRISLQRGGPRDLAGVRDALNQGQAIRALLADSRLRSAPAIIVAAARKLGGQDELVDRLERALAPDLPLLARDGGFIAAQYAPQLDELRGLRDESRRLIAGLQSGYVEKTGIASLKIRHNNVLGYYIEVSAAQAEKMPSDPESGFIHRQTLASAVRYTTVELNELEQKIASAGDKALALELELFEELAEQVRARLDPLAETAAALAELDVTAGLAEIAIQESWCRPQIEESRVFDVKGGRHPVVEAALRSSQGGRFVANDCDLGEAGRLWLVTGPNMAGKSTFLRQNALIALMAQTGSFVPADSCRLGLVDRLFSRVGAADDLARGRSTFMVEMVETAAILNQASERSLVILDEIGRGTATFDGLSIAWAAVEHLHEVNRCRALFATHYHELTALTARLSALSCHSMRVKEWEGDVVFLHEVTAGTADRSYGIHVGKLAGLPPAVIARAEEVLKMLEQGEQAGNLARLADDLPLFAAKAAPRPAVSESGPSDLEARLAACDPDALTPREALELLYELRSLLKD; from the coding sequence ATGATGGCGCAGTATCTCAGCATAAAGGAATCTCATCAGGACTGTCTCCTGTTCTACCGAATGGGCGATTTCTATGAGCTATTCTTCGATGATGCCGTCGCTGCGGCCGAAGCGCTCGACATCACGCTGACCAAGCGGGGCCAGCACCTGGGCGAGGAGATTCCCATGTGCGGCGTACCGGTCCATTCTCATGAAAGTTACCTATCGCGTCTGATTCGGCAGGGATTCCGCGTTGCTGTATGCGAGCAGATGGAAGACCCGGCAGAAGCCAAGAAGCGCGGCAGCAAGTCCGTCGTAGCCCGCGACGTGGTCCGAATCATCACGCCGGGTACAATCACGGAGGATGCGCTTTTAGAAGCCCGCGCCAATCACTATCTGGCGGCGCTCACGCAGGTCGGCGGCGAGCTGGCTTTCGCCTGGCTTGATATCTCGACCGGCGCGTTCGAAGTCGAGGCCTTGGCCGCCGGCGATCTGGGTTCGTCGCTGGCGCGGGTGGCGCCGCGGGAAGTTTTGCTGCCTGACCGTCTGCTTGAACAGCCGGAGCTTTCGGAAAAGCTGGCCGATTGGCGTGATATCCTCGTGCCGCTTCCCTCGCCTCGCTTCGACAGCGCCAATGCCGAAGCGCGACTCAAAAAACTCTATGACGTCGGATCGCTGGACGCTTTCGGTAGTTTCCGGCGCGCCGAAGTCGCCGCTTGCGGCGCTTTAGTCGACTATCTAACCCTGACTCAGAAGGGTCGTCTGCCTCGCCTGATGCCGCCTCGCCCGTTCCTCAAAGGCAGCCGTATGGTGATCGATACGGCGACGCGGCGGAACCTTGAGTTGACGGAAACGCTGGGCGGCGGCCGAAAAGGCTCGTTGCTGGCGACAATAGACCGGACCGTAACAGGCGCCGGCGCCCGACTTCTTGCTGGCCGGCTGGCGGCCCCTTTAGCCGAAAGCGCGGCCATCGAAAGCCGCCTGGACGCTGTCGATTTTTTGACAACCGAGGAAAGCTTGCGGGCAGATCTTCGGGAAGCGCTCAAGGCTTGCCCCGATTTGGAGCGCGCCCTATCGCGCATATCCCTGCAACGCGGTGGGCCACGGGACTTGGCAGGTGTCAGGGATGCGCTCAACCAGGGTCAGGCCATACGCGCCCTGCTCGCAGACAGCCGTCTGAGGTCCGCGCCCGCGATTATCGTCGCGGCGGCCCGTAAGCTGGGCGGCCAGGACGAATTGGTTGATCGTCTGGAGCGCGCCCTGGCGCCCGACCTGCCCTTGCTGGCCCGAGACGGCGGTTTCATTGCGGCGCAGTACGCCCCTCAGCTCGACGAACTCCGCGGATTGCGTGATGAAAGTCGGCGGCTGATCGCCGGATTGCAAAGCGGCTACGTCGAGAAAACCGGCATCGCGAGCCTAAAGATTCGCCACAACAATGTGCTGGGTTATTACATCGAGGTGTCGGCAGCCCAGGCAGAAAAAATGCCGAGCGATCCCGAGTCCGGCTTCATTCACCGCCAGACCCTGGCCAGCGCAGTGCGTTACACGACCGTTGAGTTGAACGAACTGGAGCAAAAGATCGCCAGCGCCGGGGACAAAGCCCTGGCCTTGGAGCTGGAGCTTTTTGAAGAGTTGGCCGAACAGGTGCGTGCACGGCTCGATCCCCTGGCGGAGACCGCGGCCGCCCTCGCCGAGCTGGATGTCACGGCCGGCCTGGCCGAGATCGCGATACAGGAGAGCTGGTGTCGGCCGCAAATCGAAGAGTCGCGCGTGTTCGACGTCAAGGGCGGCCGCCATCCGGTGGTAGAAGCCGCGCTTCGCAGCAGCCAAGGCGGGCGCTTCGTAGCCAATGACTGCGATCTTGGCGAAGCCGGTCGCCTCTGGTTGGTGACCGGCCCCAACATGGCGGGAAAATCCACGTTCCTGCGCCAGAACGCTCTGATCGCCCTGATGGCTCAGACCGGCTCCTTTGTTCCCGCGGATTCCTGCAGACTCGGCTTGGTTGACAGGCTGTTTAGCCGCGTAGGCGCCGCTGATGATCTGGCGCGCGGACGCTCGACCTTCATGGTGGAGATGGTCGAGACCGCCGCCATCCTCAATCAGGCCAGTGAGCGTTCGCTGGTCATCCTGGACGAAATCGGTCGCGGCACCGCGACATTCGACGGCCTTTCCATCGCCTGGGCGGCGGTAGAGCATCTGCACGAAGTCAACCGCTGCCGGGCGCTCTTTGCCACCCACTATCACGAGCTGACCGCGCTAACCGCACGGCTCAGCGCCTTGTCTTGCCATTCCATGCGCGTGAAAGAGTGGGAGGGCGATGTCGTTTTCTTGCACGAGGTCACGGCCGGCACGGCCGATCGGTCCTATGGAATCCATGTCGGCAAGTTGGCGGGCTTGCCGCCCGCCGTCATCGCCCGCGCGGAGGAGGTCCTGAAGATGCTCGAACAAGGGGAGCAGGCCGGGAACCTGGCCCGACTAGCCGACGACCTGCCGCTCTTCGCCGCCAAGGCGGCGCCTCGCCCGGCGGTATCGGAGTCCGGCCCATCAGATTTGGAAGCCCGGCTTGCCGCCTGCGATCCGGATGCCCTGACGCCGCGCGAGGCTCTGGAACTGCTTTACGAGTTGCGCAGCCTTTTGAAAGACTAG
- a CDS encoding ATP-binding protein: MTPTQKQRRQRLLRHWLGTSAVFSAPFVLASAALVVAGSLAPSYAAATALLATGGVAALLYRHFRHIAELQDYVEALGAMGLPERGSPGQLPPPPSDRGGKLLATGLADVIVAASVERQKRRAELQAALNGNQAILSSLPDPLILLDEERRVVRMNPAAQAIFGERLLNRDISSLLRNPTLTNAVDRVLAGGEEQVVTFPITGKIDRHMIARVVRLNEASLEGSVVLLTLHDVTGIKRAERMRADFVANASHELRTPLSSLIGFLETLRGPAADDAEARDRFLGIMHDQAVRMSRLVSDLMSLSRIEMEEHTQPTAAIEVGAVLDGIVNGLQIRAGERQITVERTYSQLPAVVGDTEALTQIFQNLIENALKYGRKGSHVRIEAWPVSDGTTRRGRRLDQPSLAISVIDQGEGIPREHLPRLTERFYRVDPARSRELGGTGLGLAIVKHLVNRHRGLLEIESELGKGSRFTVYLPLAGSNRGSQAAE; encoded by the coding sequence ATGACTCCGACGCAAAAACAGCGACGGCAAAGGCTGTTGAGGCACTGGCTGGGTACGAGTGCAGTCTTCTCCGCGCCGTTTGTCCTGGCGTCTGCCGCCCTTGTCGTCGCGGGTTCGTTGGCACCTAGCTATGCGGCGGCGACCGCTTTGTTAGCTACCGGAGGCGTGGCGGCGCTTCTTTACCGTCACTTCAGGCATATTGCGGAATTGCAAGACTATGTGGAAGCACTCGGTGCAATGGGATTGCCTGAACGCGGCTCGCCTGGCCAACTTCCGCCGCCGCCTTCGGATCGCGGCGGGAAGCTCTTGGCGACGGGCCTGGCGGACGTAATTGTCGCCGCCAGCGTGGAGCGGCAAAAGCGCCGCGCTGAGCTGCAGGCAGCCCTGAACGGAAATCAGGCCATCCTGTCGAGCTTGCCTGATCCGCTTATCCTGCTGGATGAGGAGCGTCGTGTCGTTCGCATGAATCCGGCGGCCCAGGCGATCTTTGGCGAGCGTCTTCTAAACAGAGATATTTCCAGCCTGCTGCGGAATCCGACACTGACCAATGCAGTGGATCGGGTGTTGGCAGGTGGCGAGGAGCAGGTTGTTACCTTTCCGATCACCGGCAAGATTGATCGTCATATGATCGCGCGCGTGGTCCGCTTGAATGAAGCGAGCCTGGAGGGATCGGTCGTTTTGTTGACCCTTCATGATGTCACCGGCATCAAGCGAGCCGAGCGCATGCGAGCCGATTTTGTTGCCAATGCGAGCCACGAACTTCGTACACCATTGTCCAGTCTGATCGGCTTTCTGGAGACGCTGCGAGGCCCGGCGGCCGATGATGCGGAAGCTCGGGACCGATTTTTGGGGATCATGCATGATCAGGCGGTACGGATGTCGCGCTTGGTTTCCGACCTTATGAGCTTGTCGCGGATCGAAATGGAAGAACATACCCAGCCGACGGCGGCTATCGAGGTTGGCGCCGTGCTCGACGGCATTGTCAATGGTTTGCAGATACGAGCCGGGGAGCGACAGATAACCGTCGAACGCACCTACTCACAGTTGCCTGCGGTTGTCGGGGATACCGAGGCATTGACGCAGATATTCCAGAATCTGATAGAGAACGCCCTCAAGTATGGGCGCAAGGGCAGCCATGTGCGTATTGAAGCATGGCCCGTAAGCGACGGCACAACGCGCCGCGGTCGTCGTCTCGATCAACCGAGCCTAGCGATATCCGTAATCGATCAAGGTGAGGGCATTCCGCGAGAACATCTGCCGCGCTTGACGGAGCGATTCTACCGCGTAGACCCGGCCCGCTCTCGCGAACTGGGCGGCACCGGGCTAGGGCTGGCGATCGTCAAGCACTTGGTGAATCGCCACCGCGGTTTGTTGGAGATAGAGAGCGAGTTGGGGAAGGGAAGCCGCTTTACGGTTTACCTGCCGCTTGCCGGTTCCAATCGAGGAAGTCAGGCGGCGGAATGA